Proteins encoded by one window of Massilia sp. NR 4-1:
- a CDS encoding ABC transporter permease → MKGSWIQRWFGRGWLSLGYCFLYLPIVVLVVFSFNESRQDMVWSGFSLRWYSELVKDSEILSGFGLSLRIAVLTACSSVLLGTFVAFVLDRYRRFPGRTLFSGMASAPLVMPEVIIGLSLLLMLVSVQKVFGFPERGLTTIWIGHTLLGMAYAAVVVQSRLQEMSKSLEEAAMDLGCKPFQVFFLVTLPNIKQALASAWLLTFTLSLDDVVLSAFLSGPGSSTMPLVIFSRARLGLDPRVNAVATITILVVSIGVIVSSIYLARAERLRQKQIAAAFKGDAD, encoded by the coding sequence TTTGGCCGTGGCTGGCTTTCGCTTGGCTACTGCTTCCTCTACCTGCCCATCGTGGTGCTGGTGGTGTTTTCCTTCAACGAATCGCGCCAGGACATGGTGTGGAGCGGCTTTTCGCTGCGCTGGTACAGCGAGCTGGTAAAAGACAGCGAAATCCTGTCCGGCTTTGGCCTGTCGCTGAGGATTGCCGTGCTCACCGCCTGCAGCTCGGTCCTGCTGGGCACCTTCGTCGCCTTCGTGCTGGACCGCTACCGCCGCTTCCCCGGCCGCACCCTGTTCTCCGGCATGGCCAGCGCGCCGCTGGTGATGCCGGAAGTGATCATCGGCCTCTCGCTGCTGCTGATGCTGGTGTCGGTGCAAAAGGTGTTCGGCTTCCCCGAGCGCGGCCTGACCACCATCTGGATCGGCCACACCCTGCTTGGCATGGCCTACGCCGCCGTGGTGGTGCAATCGCGCCTGCAAGAGATGAGCAAGTCGCTGGAAGAAGCGGCCATGGACCTGGGCTGCAAGCCCTTCCAGGTCTTCTTCCTCGTCACCCTGCCCAATATCAAGCAGGCGCTGGCCTCGGCCTGGTTGCTGACCTTCACCCTGTCGTTGGACGACGTGGTGCTGTCGGCTTTCCTGTCCGGTCCCGGTTCCTCCACCATGCCGCTGGTGATCTTCTCGCGCGCCCGCCTTGGCCTCGACCCGCGCGTGAACGCCGTTGCCACCATCACCATCCTGGTGGTTTCGATCGGCGTGATCGTATCCAGCATCTATCTGGCCCGCGCCGAGCGCCTGCGCCAGAAACAGATCGCCGCCGCCTTCAAAGGCGACGCCGACTAA
- a CDS encoding aldehyde dehydrogenase: protein MAENSTAKSPATSWHERAAQLSIDGRAFIDGQRVWACSEQQFDSHSPIDGRKLAAVARCDGADVDIAVAAARAAFEDGRWVNLAPAKRKRILIRFADLLQQNAAELALLETLDMGKPIQYSQSVDVAGAANCIRWYGEAIDKVYGEIAPAPSHSLALITREAVGVVGAIVPWNYPMLMASWKIAPALAAGNSVVLKPSEKSPLTALRLAELALAAGVPPGVFNVLPGYGNEAGSALALHMDVDCIAFTGSTRVGKQIMQMAGQSNLKRAWTELGGKSANIVCADCPDLDAAVSAAIGSIYFNQGESCNAPSRLFVEESIRERFLEKALALVPSFAPGDPLDDKTVMGAIVDDIQLRTVMGYIEQGKQAGARLLAGGEQVKKESGGYYVAPTLFDRVDSSMSIASEEIFGPVLSVLSFTDLQDAVKQANATPYGLHAAVWTSNLNTAIQTSRALRAGTVHVNQYDGDDITVPFGGYKQSGNGRDKSLHALDKYTELKTTWIQVR from the coding sequence ATGGCCGAGAACAGCACCGCAAAATCCCCCGCCACCTCATGGCACGAGCGCGCCGCCCAGCTCAGCATCGACGGCCGCGCCTTCATCGACGGCCAGCGCGTCTGGGCCTGCAGCGAACAGCAATTCGATAGCCATTCCCCCATCGACGGCCGCAAGCTGGCCGCCGTCGCGCGCTGCGACGGCGCTGACGTGGACATCGCCGTCGCCGCCGCCCGCGCCGCCTTCGAGGATGGCCGCTGGGTCAACCTGGCCCCGGCCAAGCGCAAGCGCATCCTGATCCGCTTCGCCGATCTGCTGCAGCAGAACGCCGCCGAGCTGGCCCTGCTGGAAACCCTCGATATGGGCAAGCCGATCCAATACAGCCAGAGCGTCGACGTGGCCGGCGCCGCCAACTGCATCCGCTGGTACGGCGAAGCCATCGACAAAGTGTATGGCGAAATCGCCCCCGCGCCTTCGCACAGCCTGGCCCTGATCACGCGCGAAGCGGTCGGCGTGGTGGGCGCCATCGTGCCCTGGAACTACCCGATGCTGATGGCTTCCTGGAAGATCGCGCCCGCGCTTGCCGCCGGCAATAGCGTCGTGCTCAAGCCCTCCGAAAAATCGCCGCTGACCGCCTTGCGCCTGGCTGAATTGGCGCTGGCCGCGGGCGTGCCGCCCGGCGTCTTCAACGTGTTGCCCGGCTACGGCAACGAAGCGGGCAGCGCGCTCGCCCTGCATATGGACGTGGACTGCATCGCCTTCACCGGCTCCACCCGCGTCGGCAAGCAGATCATGCAGATGGCGGGACAGTCTAATTTGAAGCGTGCCTGGACTGAGCTGGGCGGTAAATCCGCCAACATCGTCTGCGCCGACTGCCCCGATCTGGACGCCGCCGTGTCGGCCGCCATCGGCTCCATCTACTTCAACCAGGGCGAAAGCTGCAACGCCCCCTCGCGCCTGTTCGTGGAAGAATCGATCCGCGAACGTTTCCTGGAAAAAGCGCTGGCCTTGGTGCCGTCCTTCGCGCCCGGCGACCCGCTCGACGACAAAACCGTGATGGGCGCCATCGTCGACGACATCCAGCTGCGTACCGTAATGGGCTATATCGAACAAGGCAAACAAGCCGGCGCGCGCCTGCTGGCCGGCGGCGAGCAGGTGAAGAAGGAAAGTGGCGGCTACTACGTCGCACCCACCCTGTTCGACCGCGTCGACAGCAGCATGAGCATCGCCAGTGAAGAAATTTTCGGCCCCGTGCTCTCGGTGCTGAGCTTTACCGACCTGCAGGATGCGGTCAAGCAGGCCAATGCCACGCCCTACGGTCTGCACGCCGCCGTCTGGACTTCGAACCTGAACACAGCTATTCAGACCTCGCGCGCCCTACGCGCTGGCACCGTGCACGTGAACCAGTACGACGGCGACGACATCACCGTCCCCTTCGGCGGCTATAAACAATCCGGCAACGGCCGCGACAAATCGCTGCACGCCCTCGACAAATACACGGAGTTGAAGACGACCTGGATTCAGGTCAGGTAG
- a CDS encoding PLP-dependent aminotransferase family protein, with protein sequence MPRRPKAVELPAIGALDRSAGNLGRQLAQALREAVRSGSLQPGEFLPSTRLLAKSLGLARGTVVETFEQLTAEGILESQTGAGTRVVQALEAPFKTAGATPSPVAASQPAARSARAAAFAKLAQQLTPLPPQPFSVSVPVGRTAPLDDWRRIGNRIRATAAGAPAGYDHPQGVPALREAVADYIRRSRSVRCHPDQIIITSGTQQGLYLSCQVLLEAGDTAWVENPAYPGITSILENTGWRDSVARVPVDAEGIDVEAGIGLAPHARAAFVTPSHQYPLGMPMSMARRKALLTWAQAHNAWIVEDDYDSEMRYAGHPFPSLQGLGPERVVYLGTFSKILFPSLRLGYAVVPEGMTAAFCGARALMDRHPPSTDQHVLATFMQEGHLDRHIRRIRSVYAERREQLVEMLERLLPPELAWVQPCDQGLHLLVWLADSIDDCRLSAQALEAGVSVRPVSPMYADKGRPGLILGLGDFSREQTEAAVKRLALAIQFAGTAYSLR encoded by the coding sequence ATGCCGAGAAGACCGAAAGCCGTTGAACTGCCTGCCATTGGCGCCTTGGACCGCAGCGCCGGCAATCTGGGGCGCCAGTTGGCGCAGGCGCTGCGCGAGGCGGTGCGCAGTGGCAGCCTGCAACCGGGCGAGTTTCTGCCTTCCACACGCCTGCTGGCCAAGTCGCTGGGACTGGCGCGCGGAACGGTGGTCGAAACTTTCGAGCAGCTGACGGCGGAAGGCATTCTGGAATCGCAGACCGGCGCGGGAACCCGCGTGGTGCAAGCGCTGGAAGCGCCTTTCAAAACGGCCGGCGCAACGCCCTCCCCTGTCGCAGCCAGTCAGCCGGCGGCCCGGTCAGCGCGCGCCGCCGCCTTCGCCAAACTCGCGCAGCAGCTCACGCCATTGCCGCCGCAGCCCTTCTCCGTCTCGGTTCCGGTGGGACGCACCGCGCCGCTCGACGACTGGCGGCGCATCGGCAACCGCATCCGCGCCACGGCTGCCGGGGCGCCTGCGGGTTACGATCATCCGCAAGGCGTGCCTGCACTGCGCGAAGCAGTGGCCGACTACATTCGGCGTTCGCGCTCGGTGCGCTGCCATCCCGACCAGATCATCATCACCTCCGGCACGCAGCAAGGTCTTTACCTGTCCTGCCAGGTCTTGCTGGAGGCCGGCGATACGGCGTGGGTCGAAAATCCCGCCTATCCGGGCATCACTTCCATTCTTGAAAACACAGGTTGGCGGGACAGCGTCGCACGTGTGCCGGTGGATGCCGAGGGCATCGATGTGGAGGCAGGTATCGGGCTAGCCCCTCATGCGCGGGCAGCTTTCGTAACGCCCTCACACCAATACCCGCTGGGCATGCCGATGAGCATGGCGCGGCGCAAGGCGCTGCTGACTTGGGCCCAAGCGCACAATGCCTGGATTGTGGAAGACGATTACGACAGCGAGATGCGCTACGCCGGCCATCCCTTCCCTTCGCTGCAGGGATTGGGGCCGGAACGCGTAGTCTATCTTGGCACTTTTAGCAAGATCCTGTTTCCCTCGCTGCGGCTGGGTTATGCCGTCGTCCCCGAAGGCATGACCGCCGCCTTTTGCGGCGCGCGGGCGCTGATGGACCGGCATCCGCCCAGCACCGACCAGCATGTGCTGGCCACCTTCATGCAGGAGGGGCATCTGGACCGGCATATCCGCCGCATCCGCAGCGTGTATGCAGAGCGCCGCGAACAGCTGGTGGAAATGCTGGAGCGCCTGCTGCCGCCGGAGCTGGCCTGGGTCCAGCCCTGCGACCAGGGGCTGCACTTGCTGGTCTGGCTGGCCGACTCGATTGACGATTGCCGCCTGTCCGCACAGGCGCTGGAAGCCGGGGTGTCGGTACGGCCCGTGTCGCCCATGTATGCGGACAAAGGGCGGCCCGGCCTGATTCTGGGGCTGGGGGATTTCAGCAGGGAGCAAACCGAGGCCGCCGTTAAACGGCTTGCCCTCGCCATTCAATTCGCCGGCACGGCCTACAGCCTTCGGTAA
- a CDS encoding FMN-binding negative transcriptional regulator, which yields MYVPAEFAEPRTEALHALIQQHPLGALLTYGSKGLDATHLPFELDVSEGGLGVLRAHAARKNPVWQDVGNGEVLVVFQAVDAYISPQWYPSKQETHKEVPTWNYVVAHAYGRLTARDDERYVRGVVARLTRSHEASQSVPWKMGDAPRDYIDTLLTEIVGIEIEITRLLGKSKLSQHKATRDIRGAGEALKEQGKHLIGDAMLAHAEAKEAR from the coding sequence ATGTACGTCCCCGCCGAATTTGCCGAACCACGCACCGAAGCGCTGCACGCCCTGATTCAGCAGCACCCTTTGGGAGCACTGCTCACTTACGGTTCGAAAGGCCTGGATGCCACCCACCTGCCGTTTGAACTCGATGTGAGCGAAGGTGGGCTGGGCGTGCTGCGCGCCCATGCGGCGCGCAAGAACCCGGTCTGGCAGGACGTGGGCAACGGCGAAGTCCTGGTCGTGTTCCAGGCGGTTGACGCCTACATCTCGCCGCAATGGTATCCGAGCAAGCAGGAGACCCATAAGGAGGTGCCGACCTGGAATTATGTGGTGGCCCATGCCTATGGCCGTTTGACCGCGCGCGACGATGAACGTTATGTGCGCGGCGTGGTGGCGCGCCTGACGCGCAGCCATGAAGCCTCGCAATCGGTTCCCTGGAAGATGGGCGATGCGCCCCGAGACTATATCGACACGCTCCTGACGGAGATCGTCGGCATCGAGATCGAAATCACGCGCCTGCTCGGCAAATCCAAACTGAGCCAGCACAAGGCTACGCGCGATATACGCGGCGCCGGGGAAGCACTCAAGGAGCAGGGCAAGCATCTGATCGGCGATGCGATGCTGGCGCACGCGGAGGCGAAGGAGGCGCGTTAG
- the panB gene encoding 3-methyl-2-oxobutanoate hydroxymethyltransferase, which translates to MSSAPAPAASGVPAPTKAAASKAVTVTTLSAQRAAGEKITMLTCYDASFASLMDRCGVEVLLIGDSLGMVCNGHHSTLPVTLQEVAYHTAAVARGAKSALIVADMPFGSYGTPEQAFNNAVQLMQAGAHMVKIEGGAWLGETIRFLTERAIPVCAHIGLTPQSVHQLGGYKVQGKTTESAEQLKADALAVQAAGASLVVIEAIPTVLGKEVTEMLHVPTIGIGAGPDCSGQVLVMHDMLGVFPGRKARFVRNFMDGAASIDAAISAYVSAVKDGSFPALEHCF; encoded by the coding sequence ATGTCGAGCGCCCCGGCCCCTGCGGCCAGCGGCGTTCCGGCACCCACCAAGGCGGCGGCAAGCAAGGCTGTCACCGTCACCACGCTGAGCGCGCAGCGCGCCGCCGGCGAAAAAATCACCATGCTCACCTGCTATGACGCGAGCTTCGCCTCGCTGATGGACCGCTGCGGCGTGGAAGTGCTGCTGATCGGCGACTCGCTGGGCATGGTGTGCAATGGCCACCATTCCACCCTGCCTGTCACGCTGCAGGAAGTGGCGTACCACACGGCCGCCGTGGCGCGCGGCGCCAAGTCGGCGCTGATCGTGGCCGATATGCCTTTCGGCAGCTACGGCACGCCGGAACAGGCCTTCAACAATGCGGTGCAGCTGATGCAGGCTGGCGCGCATATGGTGAAGATCGAAGGCGGCGCCTGGCTGGGTGAAACCATCCGCTTCCTGACCGAACGCGCCATCCCCGTCTGCGCCCACATCGGCCTGACGCCGCAATCGGTGCACCAGCTGGGCGGCTACAAGGTGCAGGGCAAGACCACGGAAAGCGCCGAGCAGCTGAAAGCCGACGCGCTGGCCGTGCAGGCCGCTGGCGCTTCGCTGGTGGTGATCGAGGCCATTCCCACCGTCCTGGGCAAGGAAGTGACCGAGATGCTGCATGTTCCGACCATCGGCATCGGCGCGGGTCCGGACTGCTCCGGCCAAGTGCTGGTGATGCACGATATGCTGGGCGTTTTCCCCGGCCGCAAAGCGCGCTTCGTACGCAACTTCATGGACGGCGCGGCCAGCATCGACGCCGCCATCTCGGCCTACGTCAGCGCCGTCAAGGACGGCAGCTTCCCGGCGCTGGAACACTGCTTCTGA
- a CDS encoding DMT family protein produces the protein MQTFLLLAASNIFMTVAWYWHLKGGMNKPLFTVILISWAIAFVEYCLAVPANRIGFASGWSAGQLKVVQEAIALVVFGVFMVTVLGEPVHWRHLAAFACIMGAVGFLFVGK, from the coding sequence ATGCAAACCTTCCTGCTGCTTGCCGCCTCCAATATCTTCATGACGGTGGCCTGGTATTGGCATCTCAAGGGCGGCATGAACAAGCCGCTCTTCACCGTGATCCTGATCAGCTGGGCCATCGCCTTTGTCGAGTACTGCCTGGCCGTTCCGGCCAACCGCATCGGCTTTGCCAGCGGCTGGAGCGCGGGGCAGCTGAAAGTGGTCCAGGAAGCCATCGCGCTCGTCGTCTTTGGCGTCTTCATGGTCACCGTGCTGGGTGAACCCGTCCATTGGCGGCATCTGGCCGCTTTCGCCTGCATCATGGGCGCAGTGGGCTTTCTGTTTGTCGGCAAGTAG
- the folK gene encoding 2-amino-4-hydroxy-6-hydroxymethyldihydropteridine diphosphokinase: MSVQAFIGIGANLGDARANVLDAVERLRRQPGCELLAASSLYRTAPIDSSGDDYINAVARIATTLDAESLLQALHGIELAHGRERPYRNAPRTLDLDLLLYGDARIASATLTVPHPRMTQRAFVLAPLLEVGPEIIVPGLGPAAAFAASVADQAITRLA, encoded by the coding sequence ATGAGCGTGCAAGCGTTTATCGGCATCGGCGCCAACCTGGGCGATGCCCGCGCCAATGTGCTGGATGCGGTGGAACGCCTGCGCCGCCAGCCGGGCTGCGAACTGCTGGCCGCCTCCAGCCTGTACCGCACCGCGCCCATCGATTCCAGCGGCGACGATTACATCAACGCGGTGGCGCGCATCGCCACCACGCTCGATGCGGAAAGCCTGCTGCAGGCGCTGCACGGCATCGAACTGGCGCATGGCCGCGAACGGCCTTACCGCAACGCGCCGCGTACGCTTGATCTGGACCTGCTGCTGTACGGCGACGCGCGGATCGCCAGCGCCACGCTCACCGTGCCGCATCCACGCATGACGCAGCGTGCCTTCGTGCTAGCGCCGCTGCTGGAAGTGGGGCCCGAAATCATCGTTCCCGGCCTGGGCCCGGCGGCGGCCTTTGCCGCCAGCGTGGCGGATCAGGCCATCACCCGCCTGGCCTGA
- the pcnB gene encoding polynucleotide adenylyltransferase PcnB, with the protein MIKKFIRKILGVKGKKARNTSEPNVLGPKQHGIDPKLLSSNAVRVTSTLQEAGFEAFVVGGAVRDLLLNVKPKDFDIATNATPEQVKRLFRRAFIIGKRFQIVHVMFGQDLLEVTTFRGTAAANAPKDEHGRVLRDNTFGSQAEDAERRDFTINAMYYNPATQEVLDYHGGIEDIRAKTLRIIGVPEARYREDPVRMLRVVRFAAKLKFQIEPTTAEPIRVMAPLINNVPAARVFDEMLKLLMSGQALACLQQLRKEGLHHGLLPLLDVVLEQPLGIKFVTLALDSTDRRIAAGKTVSPGFLFASLLWHQVLEKWTAYQAAGEFPIPGLHLAADDVLDSQTEKLALQRKIGSDMRDIWAMQPRFERRNGKNPYKLLEHLRFRAGYDFLLLRCASGEIDAELGEWWTAFYEGDEITRADLVANVGSGNGPKRKRAPRRGPRKAQGEQAEGSEFAEGSATPNEYDGEAERPAPRARRRSGSAAGAETAEGADASFDGEGAEAGAGEGSEGAPRKRRRRGPRRSGEARSPQGGDSSGE; encoded by the coding sequence ATGATTAAGAAATTCATCCGTAAAATCCTGGGCGTCAAAGGCAAGAAAGCGCGCAATACCAGCGAGCCGAATGTGCTGGGTCCAAAACAGCATGGCATCGATCCCAAGCTGCTGTCCTCCAACGCCGTGCGCGTCACCAGCACCCTGCAGGAAGCCGGCTTCGAAGCCTTCGTGGTGGGCGGCGCCGTGCGCGACCTGCTGCTGAACGTCAAACCCAAAGACTTCGACATCGCCACCAACGCCACGCCGGAGCAGGTCAAGCGTCTGTTCCGCCGCGCCTTCATCATCGGCAAGCGCTTCCAGATCGTGCACGTGATGTTCGGCCAGGACCTGCTGGAAGTGACCACCTTCCGCGGCACCGCCGCCGCCAACGCGCCCAAGGATGAACATGGCCGCGTCCTGCGCGACAACACCTTCGGTTCGCAGGCGGAAGACGCGGAACGGCGCGACTTCACCATCAACGCCATGTACTACAATCCGGCCACCCAGGAAGTGCTGGACTACCACGGCGGCATCGAGGATATCCGCGCCAAGACCCTGCGCATCATCGGCGTGCCGGAAGCGCGCTACCGCGAAGACCCGGTGCGCATGCTGCGCGTGGTGCGCTTTGCCGCCAAGCTGAAATTCCAGATCGAGCCGACCACGGCCGAGCCGATCCGCGTGATGGCGCCGCTGATCAACAATGTGCCGGCCGCGCGCGTGTTCGACGAGATGCTGAAGCTGCTGATGAGCGGCCAGGCGCTGGCTTGCCTGCAGCAGCTGCGCAAGGAAGGCCTGCATCACGGCCTGCTGCCGCTGCTGGACGTGGTGCTGGAACAGCCGCTGGGCATCAAGTTCGTGACCTTGGCGCTGGATTCGACCGACCGCCGCATCGCGGCCGGCAAGACGGTGTCGCCGGGCTTCCTGTTCGCCTCCCTGCTGTGGCACCAGGTGCTGGAGAAATGGACGGCTTACCAGGCGGCGGGCGAGTTCCCGATTCCCGGCCTGCACCTGGCGGCCGACGACGTGCTCGATTCGCAGACCGAAAAGCTGGCCCTGCAGCGCAAGATCGGCTCCGATATGCGCGATATCTGGGCCATGCAGCCGCGCTTCGAGCGCCGCAACGGCAAGAATCCTTACAAGCTGCTGGAACATCTGCGCTTCCGCGCCGGCTACGACTTCCTGCTGCTGCGCTGCGCCTCGGGCGAGATCGACGCCGAGCTGGGCGAATGGTGGACCGCCTTCTACGAGGGCGACGAAATCACGCGCGCCGACCTGGTGGCGAATGTGGGCAGCGGCAACGGTCCAAAACGCAAGCGCGCGCCGCGCCGTGGCCCGCGCAAAGCACAGGGCGAGCAGGCCGAGGGCAGTGAGTTCGCCGAAGGCAGCGCGACGCCCAACGAATACGATGGCGAAGCGGAACGCCCCGCTCCGCGCGCGCGCCGCCGCAGCGGCAGCGCAGCCGGCGCCGAAACGGCCGAAGGCGCCGACGCATCCTTCGACGGCGAAGGCGCTGAAGCTGGCGCAGGCGAAGGCAGCGAAGGCGCGCCGCGCAAGCGCCGCCGCCGCGGCCCGCGCCGCAGCGGCGAAGCGCGCTCCCCGCAGGGCGGCGACTCGTCCGGCGAATGA
- a CDS encoding HAD family phosphatase, which produces MTKLALFDLDHTLLPIDSDYEWGQFLCRIGAVDAAEFGRRNDAFFAQYQAGTLDPVEYLEFSLGTLATFEPARLAAMQQQFMDEVILPAILPAARALLQQHLDAGDLVCIVTATNHFVTAPIAKAFGVEHLIAAMPETAGDGRLTGRLLGTPTQGEGKIVHTKAWLEKMGKTLESFDTVYFYSDSHNDLPLLSIVSHPVATNPNAKLSTHAAAQGWPSLHLFND; this is translated from the coding sequence ATGACCAAACTGGCCCTGTTCGACCTCGATCACACCTTGCTGCCCATAGACTCGGACTACGAGTGGGGTCAATTCCTGTGCCGTATCGGCGCGGTGGACGCGGCCGAATTCGGCCGCCGCAACGACGCCTTCTTCGCCCAGTACCAGGCCGGCACGCTGGACCCGGTGGAATACCTGGAATTCTCGCTCGGCACCCTGGCCACCTTCGAGCCGGCACGCCTGGCCGCGATGCAGCAGCAGTTCATGGACGAGGTGATCCTGCCCGCCATCCTCCCTGCCGCGCGCGCCCTGCTGCAACAGCACCTGGATGCAGGAGATTTGGTATGCATCGTCACCGCCACCAACCATTTCGTGACGGCGCCCATCGCCAAGGCCTTCGGCGTGGAGCACCTGATCGCCGCCATGCCGGAAACGGCCGGCGACGGCCGCCTCACCGGCCGCCTGCTCGGCACCCCGACCCAGGGCGAGGGCAAGATCGTGCACACCAAGGCCTGGCTGGAAAAGATGGGCAAGACGCTGGAAAGCTTCGACACCGTCTACTTCTACAGCGATTCGCACAACGACCTGCCCTTGCTGTCCATCGTCAGCCATCCCGTAGCGACCAACCCCAACGCCAAGCTGTCCACGCACGCTGCCGCACAAGGCTGGCCTTCACTCCATCTATTCAATGATTAA
- the hda gene encoding DnaA regulatory inactivator Hda — translation MKQLVLDLGAEPVHTLDSFEVGRNAEVAALMRQFADRTSPEHFAYLWGEIGAGKSHLLKALASTERARYISPFSIETEFLYAPEVDLYLLDDCEKLSPVAQIDAFALFNEIRANQAFMVCSGAVAPAVLPVREDLRTRMGWGLIYQIHGLSDDEKVAALSQAAAARGLTLSPGVLPYLLSHFRRDMRSLSAMLDSLDQYSLETQRPITLPLLREWLQAEAKE, via the coding sequence ATGAAACAACTGGTGCTGGATCTGGGCGCCGAACCGGTGCACACCCTCGACTCCTTCGAGGTGGGACGCAACGCGGAAGTGGCGGCGCTGATGCGCCAATTCGCGGACCGGACGTCGCCCGAGCATTTCGCCTATCTGTGGGGCGAGATCGGCGCAGGTAAAAGCCACCTGCTGAAGGCGCTCGCCTCGACCGAGCGGGCACGCTACATCTCGCCCTTCTCGATCGAGACCGAATTCCTGTATGCGCCGGAAGTGGACCTGTACCTGCTGGACGACTGCGAAAAGCTGTCGCCGGTGGCGCAGATCGACGCCTTCGCCCTGTTTAACGAAATCCGCGCCAACCAGGCTTTCATGGTGTGCAGCGGCGCCGTGGCGCCGGCCGTGCTGCCGGTGCGCGAAGACCTGCGCACGCGCATGGGCTGGGGCCTGATCTACCAGATCCATGGCTTGAGCGACGACGAGAAGGTGGCCGCCCTGAGCCAGGCCGCGGCCGCCCGCGGCTTGACGCTGTCGCCCGGCGTGTTACCCTATTTGCTGTCCCATTTCCGGCGCGATATGCGTTCGCTCTCGGCGATGCTGGACTCCCTCGACCAATATTCCCTGGAGACCCAACGTCCAATCACCTTGCCGCTGCTGCGCGAGTGGTTGCAGGCGGAGGCAAAAGAATGA
- a CDS encoding AI-2E family transporter, translating to MPFPLSSEQKQTAFWVAVWLGFLFLLITLGPVLTPFLAAAIIGYALNPGVDRLDRLRFGRFQMPRALSVALVMLVFFAAITALVLIVLPVLEKEIPLLKAAIPAFLAKLNDLLGPRLHEMGVKVRLDSTGIRRIVSEQMASSGDQIWSSILDSARIGGTAVLGWLAMLALIPVALFYLLLDWHPMLARIAGAVPRRWIGSTLSMAEEADTLLAQYLRGQLLVMLVMAVYYSVGLTIAGFEVALPVGILTGLLIFIPYLGFGLGLLLALMSAVLQFSDWSGLVAVAIIYGSGQIIEGFFLTPRLVGERIGLNPLAVIFALLAFGQLFGFVGVLLALPASALLMVAFRHLRRHYLGSSFYNA from the coding sequence ATGCCATTTCCCCTCAGCTCAGAACAAAAACAAACGGCATTCTGGGTCGCGGTCTGGCTGGGTTTCCTCTTCCTGCTGATCACACTGGGGCCGGTGCTGACGCCTTTCCTGGCCGCCGCCATCATCGGCTACGCCCTGAATCCGGGCGTGGACCGGCTCGACCGCCTGCGCTTCGGCCGCTTCCAGATGCCGCGCGCGCTGTCGGTGGCCCTGGTCATGCTGGTCTTCTTTGCCGCGATTACCGCCCTGGTGCTGATCGTGCTGCCGGTGCTGGAAAAGGAAATTCCCCTGCTGAAGGCGGCCATCCCCGCCTTCCTCGCCAAATTGAACGACCTGCTCGGGCCGCGCCTGCACGAGATGGGCGTCAAGGTGCGCCTGGATTCGACCGGCATCCGCCGCATCGTCAGCGAACAGATGGCCTCCAGCGGCGACCAGATCTGGAGTTCCATCCTCGATTCGGCCCGCATCGGCGGCACGGCGGTGCTGGGCTGGCTGGCCATGCTGGCCCTGATTCCGGTGGCCCTGTTCTACCTGCTGCTGGACTGGCATCCGATGCTGGCACGCATCGCCGGCGCCGTGCCGCGCCGCTGGATCGGTAGCACCCTGTCCATGGCCGAGGAGGCCGACACCCTGCTGGCCCAGTACCTGCGCGGCCAGTTGCTGGTGATGCTGGTGATGGCTGTGTATTACTCGGTGGGCTTGACGATTGCCGGCTTCGAGGTGGCGCTGCCGGTCGGCATTTTGACCGGCCTGCTGATCTTCATCCCCTACCTGGGCTTCGGCCTGGGCCTGCTGCTGGCGCTGATGTCGGCCGTGCTGCAATTCTCGGACTGGAGCGGCCTGGTGGCCGTCGCCATCATCTACGGCAGCGGCCAGATCATCGAGGGCTTCTTCCTCACGCCGCGCCTGGTGGGCGAACGCATCGGCCTCAATCCGCTGGCAGTGATCTTCGCCCTGCTCGCCTTCGGCCAGCTGTTCGGCTTCGTCGGCGTGCTGCTGGCGCTGCCCGCTTCAGCCCTGCTGATGGTCGCTTTCCGCCATCTGCGCCGCCACTACCTGGGCAGCAGCTTTTATAATGCATGA